A single genomic interval of Clostridium facile harbors:
- the trxA gene encoding thioredoxin: MSTIHINEENFNEVVFNTNLPIILDFYADWCSPCKMFAPVLEEIADELDGKAIVAKMNIDESKELATEFGIRTIPTLMLLKDGKMINKIVGIKPKTIVLKEFGF; this comes from the coding sequence ATGAGTACAATCCATATTAATGAAGAAAATTTCAATGAAGTTGTATTTAACACCAATTTGCCAATTATTTTGGATTTTTATGCTGACTGGTGTTCTCCATGCAAAATGTTCGCACCTGTATTAGAAGAAATTGCGGATGAATTGGATGGAAAAGCAATTGTCGCAAAAATGAACATTGATGAAAGCAAAGAATTGGCAACTGAATTTGGAATCCGCACTATTCCTACCCTGATGTTGCTGAAAGATGGTAAAATGATAAATAAAATTGTTGGTATCAAACCAAAAACCATTGTGTTAAAGGAATTTGGATTCTAA
- a CDS encoding thioesterase family protein: MENITPGLHAEQTITVTKELLASNVGSGDCDVYATPMLVNFIENTAANLVKNHLSDPALTSVGTLINIQHLAATPEGMQVTAKVEITEVDRKRIVFTVEVQDAVDLICKGTHERFVVEKEKFSSKAKNKAKK, translated from the coding sequence ATGGAAAATATTACACCAGGCTTACACGCAGAACAAACGATTACAGTTACTAAAGAATTGTTGGCATCCAATGTGGGCAGTGGGGACTGTGATGTATATGCAACCCCAATGTTGGTGAATTTCATTGAGAATACTGCCGCCAATCTGGTAAAAAACCATTTAAGCGATCCGGCGCTCACTTCAGTTGGAACATTGATAAATATCCAACATCTGGCGGCTACCCCAGAAGGAATGCAGGTTACAGCAAAGGTAGAAATCACCGAAGTGGACCGTAAACGTATTGTATTTACTGTTGAAGTACAGGATGCGGTGGACTTGATTTGTAAGGGCACCCATGAACGTTTTGTAGTGGAGAAAGAGAAATTTTCTTCTAAAGCAAAAAATAAAGCTAAAAAATAA
- a CDS encoding MATE family efflux transporter produces MFDNQMLVKLIIPLIIEQFLTVTVGMADSVMIASVGEAAVSGVSLVDTVNILLINVFAAMATGGAVVAGQYLGQKRQKEACKAADQLVLFITFFSIIIMVLMYLCKNWILHGVFGKIDSDVMGYANTYLVIVSLSIPFIALYNGGAALFRTMGNSNISMIITLIMNIINVIGNAILIYRFQMGVAGAAIPTLFSRIVAAILIIVLLRKQNLLVHLTKPFQFKLNFHFIKKILRIGIPNGLENSMFQLGKILVLSLVAGFGTASIAANAVSNTIANFQILPGMAIGLATITVVSRCVGAGDYEQVRFYTRKLLRITYLSMILINIIIDLGLPLILWIYNLTPETGMITKQLILYHSICCVTIWPFSFTLPNTLRASNDVRFCMVTSIVSMWVWRIAFSFVLAQFLHLGVFGVWVAMTIDWLFRAICFVIRYRGSRWQLKSN; encoded by the coding sequence ATGTTTGACAATCAAATGTTAGTAAAACTAATCATCCCATTGATTATAGAGCAATTTTTAACAGTTACTGTTGGAATGGCGGATAGTGTTATGATTGCAAGCGTTGGAGAGGCGGCAGTATCCGGTGTTTCTTTGGTAGATACCGTAAACATCCTGTTAATTAATGTGTTTGCCGCTATGGCAACAGGAGGTGCCGTCGTTGCCGGACAATATTTAGGACAAAAGCGGCAAAAAGAGGCTTGCAAAGCTGCCGACCAATTGGTTTTGTTTATTACATTTTTTTCAATTATAATTATGGTTCTAATGTATCTGTGTAAAAACTGGATTTTGCATGGTGTCTTTGGAAAAATTGATAGCGATGTTATGGGGTATGCCAATACATATTTAGTAATAGTTTCTTTGTCCATTCCATTTATCGCCCTGTATAATGGAGGAGCCGCTCTATTTCGCACTATGGGAAACTCCAATATTTCGATGATCATTACACTTATTATGAATATCATTAATGTGATTGGAAACGCGATTTTAATATACAGATTCCAAATGGGAGTTGCCGGTGCGGCAATCCCTACCCTGTTTTCCCGTATTGTTGCGGCGATTTTAATTATTGTATTATTGCGGAAACAGAATTTATTAGTCCATCTCACAAAACCATTTCAGTTTAAACTAAATTTCCATTTCATCAAAAAAATTTTGCGGATTGGCATCCCAAATGGTCTAGAAAATAGTATGTTCCAATTGGGAAAAATTTTAGTACTTAGCCTAGTAGCTGGTTTTGGTACCGCTTCCATTGCTGCAAACGCTGTTTCTAACACGATTGCGAATTTTCAGATTTTACCTGGAATGGCGATTGGCTTAGCCACGATTACAGTCGTTTCCCGCTGTGTCGGCGCCGGAGATTATGAACAGGTTCGATTTTACACCCGTAAATTATTGCGAATTACCTATCTGTCGATGATTTTAATTAATATCATCATTGATCTGGGATTGCCACTAATTTTATGGATTTATAATCTAACTCCAGAAACAGGGATGATTACAAAACAGTTGATTCTATACCATTCCATTTGTTGCGTCACGATTTGGCCATTTTCGTTCACTCTACCAAATACACTACGTGCTTCCAATGATGTGCGCTTTTGTATGGTCACCTCGATTGTTTCCATGTGGGTATGGAGAATCGCATTTAGCTTTGTGTTAGCGCAATTCCTTCATTTAGGAGTATTTGGAGTTTGGGTTGCCATGACAATTGACTGGTTATTCCGCGCTATTTGTTTTGTTATCCGGTACCGTGGTTCCAGATGGCAATTAAAAAGCAACTGA